Proteins found in one Xenopus laevis strain J_2021 chromosome 1L, Xenopus_laevis_v10.1, whole genome shotgun sequence genomic segment:
- the mex3d.L gene encoding RNA-binding protein MEX3D, translating into MENSKMNTGQVMHSTTIDTGGTFNNISDNESSHTSLPYWEEAQNMAPQSWIHISSNEDLVRPGFQETNSLGFQDVPLHKMNHQKANTPTHSHEFCLHTALQDTILQKPLSKDLGTQLCSDEPQSEEFPLLVDAFSVLGLQEDPGGGTASDDAISTSPSPEPGDVFDVVAAENLLGPGNLRRGVNMTEGVPVPSSEHVAEIVGRQGCKIKALRAKTNTYIKTPVRGEESIFIVTGRKEDVEMAKREILAAAEHFSIIRATRNKASGIPSCTQGPPNLLGQTTIQVRVPYRVVGLVVGPKGATIKRIQQSTHTYIVTPSRDKEPVFEVTGMPENVDRAREEIEAHISMRTGTMVDILPDNDFHSNGTDVCMDLLGGNSAALWAKTSAPRRGSSGSRIGSLSSSSGESLYCGTTGREQCQDHLFRPMLGGRFPVATEPHRVAPPLGTDESEYDFDLALDLSTPTAIWSPFEPNGGQLQSFTECPVQRKHSFSGTPRLSPTLADSSTGLEHPLARRIHSDPISGVSCLLPQGSLSSFSSSTGYSSSSSLPGSSSAASGSPTDSSSSEGQRKSVRDCVVCCESEVIAALVPCGHNLFCMECAIRVCEQELPECPACHAPAKQAIRIFS; encoded by the exons ATGGAAAATTCCAAAATGAACACTGGCCAGGTGATGCATAGCACAACAATAGATACAGGGGGGACATTTAACAATATTAGTGACAATGAGTCAAGTCACACTAGTTTGCCATACTGGGAGGAGGCTCAGAATATGGCTCCCCAATCGTGGATACACATAAGTTCCAATGAGGACCTTGTCAGACCAGGATTTCAGGAGACTAACTCACTTGGCTTTCAGGATGTACCTCTTCATAAAATGAACCACCAAAAAGCAAATACTCCTACCCACTCCCATGAATTCTGCCTCCACACTGCTCTCCAAGATACTATTTTGCAGAAGCCTCTTTCCAAAGATTTAGGTACCCAGTTATGCTCGGATGAACCCCAGTCCGAAGAGTTCCCATTGTTGGTGGATGCATTCTCAGTTTTAGGATTGCAGGAAGATCCAGGTGGCGGCACAGCCTCGGATGATGCAATCTCAACTTCCCCAAGTCCAGAACCAGGGGATGTGTTTGATGTGGTTGCTGCCGAGAACCTACTTGGGCCTGGAAATCTGAGGAGGGGAGTCAACATGACAGAAGGGGTGCCAGTGCCAAGCTCAGAGCATGTAGCGGAAATTGTAGGAAGGCAGG gttGCAAAATTAAAGCCTTGCGAGCCAAAACAAATACTTACATCAAGACCCCAGTACGAGGGGAGGAGTCAATTTTTATTGTGACTGGCCGGAAAGAGGATGTGGAAATGGCTAAAAGAGAGATTCTAGCAGCTGCTGAGCACTTCTCTATCATAAGAGCCACACGCAACAAGGCCAGTGGAATTCCAAGTTGCACGCAAGGTCCTCCTAACTTACTTGGCCAAACCACAATACAAGTTCGCGTTCCCTACAGAGTTGTAGGTTTGGTGGTGGGACCTAAGGGGGCTACCATCAAAAGAATCCAACAGAGTACTCACACCTACATTGTAACACCCAGCCGAGACAAAGAACCAGTTTTTGAAGTCACAGGGATGCCAGAGAATGTTGACCGAGCACGGGAGGAAATCGAAGCACACATCAGTATGAGGACAGGGACTATGGTAGACATTCTTCCAGACAATGATTTTCACTCCAATGGTACAGATGTTTGCATGGACTTGCTTGGTGGAAACTCTGCTGCTTTATGGGCAAAGACATCAGCCCCTCGGCGAGGATCCAGTGGGTCACGTATTGGAAGCCTGAGTAGTTCGTCTGGTGAGAGCCTCTATTGTGGTACAACAGGCAGGGAACAGTGTCAAGATCATCTATTTAGACCAATGCTAGGTGGAAGATTTCCGGTGGCTACAGAACCCCATAGGGTTGCTCCACCTTTGGGCACTGACGAATCCGAATATGATTTTGATTTAGCACTAGATCTTAGTACACCAACTGCAATTTGGTCACCCTTTGAACCAAATGGAGGGCAACTTCAGAGCTTCACTGAATGTCCAGTCCAGCGGAAGCACAGTTTCAGTGGAACTCCACGGCTTTCACCAACCCTGGCTGATTCAAGCACTGGACTAGAACATCCTTTAGCACGTCGTATACATAGCGACCCTATCAGTGGGGTCTCCTGTCTGCTGCCCCAAGGCTCATTGTCCTCCTTCTCCAGCAGTACTGGCTATTCCTCGTCTTCCTCGCTGCCTGGGAGCTCCTCTGCTGCATCAGGTTCTCCGACTGACTCAAGCAGCTCAGAAGGCCAACGCAAGAGTGTGAGGGATTGTGTAGTGTGCTGTGAAAGTGAGGTAATTGCTGCCCTCGTGCCATGTGGACACAATCTTTTTTGCATGGAATGTGCCATCAGAGTCTGTGAACAGGAATTACCAGAATGCCCAGCCTGCCATGCTCCTGCAAAACAAGCAATACGTATCTTCTCCTAG